Genomic window (Bacteroides sp. AN502(2024)):
AAGATCGCCAATCTCCTTGAGGTAAGAATTCATCTTTTGATTGGTAAGAACAGGGAAAAGTCGGCCGTCACGATAAGTCTTGTGATTGTATTTGGCAATGAGGCTCTTGGGAATGTCCAACAAGAGCACATTGGTCTCCACATTCGTTTTTTGCCGCTTGGTCATAATCCACTGCTTGTCATCGAGCGTCACGATATTGTCGGGAGTGAGATTGGACACATCGATATATGCCAACCCCGTGAAGCAGGAGAATATGAAAATATCCCGTACCAAAGCCAATCGCTCGATGCTCAAATCCTTGTTGGCGATTCGAAGAATTTCCTCGTCTGTGAGGAAACCACGATCGACAGGCTCTAAGTGAAAACGATGGTTGACAAAAGGGTCATGGAGGAGAAAACCGTGTCTGAAAGCATAGAGAGTAACGGTCTTTAAGGTTTTCATTTTCTTTACAGATGTATTGAACGCACATCCGCCGATGGTACGGAGATAAAGCTCGAATTCCTCAATTACGGATGGGGTAAGCTCGGTCAGACCTATATCCTTTCTGCCGTACTTGAAAGAAAGAAATTCGGAAAAATGACGGCGCAGCACACTGTATTTTTGCAGACTTGCCTTGCTTAGGTTTACTCCGACACGCTGCCGGACATTCTCTATGAATCTATCGAAAATCGGAAGGAAGGTGCTGTATTCACGACTCTTGCCGGAATAATACGAGCGAATCTTATCCAAAGACAGGTTCTCATCATCTTCCAGTTTGCGGAAAATGGCATGAAGTGTGGTGGAAATACTGTCCAAAGAGGAGTTTACAGACAACACCTCAGCCGTTCGTCCTTTCATCCGGCTGGTTGTATTGTTCCACAAGGACTTGTTCACGAATATCTTCGTGGAACCGAAATTTGCCATCTCACCGTTAAGAAACACTCGGAGCATGACGGGCGACTTGCCTTCTTTGTTCTCATAGTTGGAACGCAGGTAGAAGGAGACCTTGAAATTCATTTTCATAACGCAACATTCTTTTGTTGTAGCACTCGGCTGCAAAGTTAATATTTAGCATACTGATAAAGAAAGAGTTATTGCCGTCAATATGCTATTCGGAATGCCGTCACTGCTACATTTTTTGTATGCTGAATTTTTGTGTAGCAGTAAGTGTAGCAGAATATGACCGAATGATGACTATCGAAACATGGGCTTATGCCGTCAAGCTATAGAGGTATATACAAAGAAAAATCGTTGTAAAACCTTGATTTTACAACGATTAGCAAATTTTTGAAGGCTAAATTGACTACCTTTTTGAAGCCTATTTGAAGCCCATTTGCGGAGAGACAGGGATTCGAACCCCGGGAAGTGTTACCTTCAACGGTTTTCAAGACCGCCGCAATCGACCACTCTGCCACCTCTCCAAAATTCCCTTTCAGAAGTGCTTTCCGTTGGAAGCGGTGCAAAGGTACGAATCATTTTTAATTCTGCAAATATTCTGATATTTTTTTCGCGAATTAATCCAATATTGTCCTAAATAAATTTTGAGCATGAGCTAACTGACTATACTGTTAAGTATAGCCTCGAGAGTTCAAAATCAATCCCCCCTAATCGTTTTCGATGGTTTCGGGAGGTGGTGTAAATGGTTGATCAAGCCATTTTTGGAGGTCGATTTTGGTAAATGTGTTCAGCCGGAGCGTGACCACAAGGTTAGCCAATGCCCATTTGTATCTTGCGATGTGCTTTAGCCATGTCAGAATCAGCATTGTAGTCATAGCAGTCCATATTTGGGTCTCTACGGCATTGCGGGATGTGCCGATAAAGCTCTTGATGCGTAGCAGTTGCTTGAGGTTGCGAAAGAAGATTTCTATGTTCCACCGAGCCTTGTACAGAGCCGCTATGCTTGATGCTGCCAATGTGAAGTTGTTTGTGAGTAACTCAATTTCAAAACCGTGTTCATCGTTCCATACTGCGATGCGACGTAAACGTTTGGGATATTTGGATTTGGCCGCCGAGAGTTCGAACTCGATTATTTCGTCAATAAGTACATTCTGAGCGTGTTTTTCAGGCAAAGGCAACTCCTCTATGGCTTTGTACCGGATATTGTCTTTATGACGCACTACAAAGAACACGTTGCTGCTGTCCCAATTATTCAGCAATGAGTAGTCACAGTAGCCTCGGTCGGCTACTACAATACTATACGGATGTAACTCAATATCAAAAGCAGCTTTGTTGTCGGTGGTTTTGCCATCGGTGATATTCACGAACTCCGGCAAAAGACTGTCATAGTCCAATAGCGTGTGCATCTTGACCGCCCCCTTGGTGGTAGTGTAATGTGCCCAGTCATATATTGACAGAGTCAATGACACCAATGTGGAGTCGAGCAGTTTTATCGGCATCTTGAAACGGAACTTTCTTCGTTGCCATAGGGCTTGCTGTCCGAAATACTGAAACAACGAGTAGAATATGCCGCGAAAAACCGAACTGTCTCGGTTGGCGTTCTGATATGCTACCGTTGACTTGGATGGTGCACGGTTGATTCCCAAATGATTGAGGTTGCCGGTGGCTGATTTCAGCCCGTTTGAGATATCTCTGACTGAATCACATCCTGAGAATTGGCTGAAAATCATGCTAACAAACTGACTCCATGTATTGTAGCCCTTGCAATGCTTGTCTGACCCCGAAGATTTTATGATTTTCCTGATATTTTCTTTCGGGAGATGTGATATTACCTGTGCGAAAAGTGTTATATTTGCCATAGGAAGTAGATGAGTTGGTAGCTTGCTACTAAGGTAGTCATTTTACCTTAGTTCTACTTCCTTTTTATTTGTTCCCCCCAATTTATTTAGGACAATATTGGAATTAATCGTATTTTTGCAGCTCATTAGTAAGAAGAAAAATATGATATACCCTCACAACTTTGAGCAAAAGATAGGATTCGACCAGATAAGACAGTTACTAAAAGATAAGTGTCTCAGTACTTTAGGCAAAGAAAGAGTTGCAGGCATGAATTTTTCCGAACAATATGAAGAGATTGAGGAGAGATTAAATCAAGTAACAGAGTTTGTCCGCATTATCCAGGAAGAGGACGGATTTCCCGATCAGTTTTTCTTTGACGTCCGTCCTTCACTCAAGCGTGTGCGGATAGAACGAATGTATTTGGACGAACAAGAGCTATTCGATCTACGCCGTTCATTAGAAACCATCCATGACATTGTACGCTTCTTGCATCGGAACGAAGATGAAGAAGAAAACAACGCCCCCTACCCCAGCCTGAAACGACTGTCAGGAGATATTGCCGTTTTCCCCCAACTGATAAGGAAAATAGACGGCATCCTTGACAAATATGGAAAAATCAAGGATAATGCCTCTACCGAATTGGCCCGCATACGTCACGAACTTACCAGTACGATGGGAAATATTTCCCGTTCATTAAATAGTATCCTGCGCAGCGCACAATCCGAAGGATACGTGGACAAAGACGTAACACCCACCATGCGTGACGGACGTCTGGTGATTCCGGTTGCCTCCGGAGTCAAACGAAAAATCAAAGGTATCGTACATGATGAATCCGCCAGCGGAAAAACAGTGTTTATAGAGCCTGCGGAAGTAGTGGAAGCCAACAATCGCATCCGTGAACTCGAAAGCGACGAACGGCGTGAAATCATTCGCATCCTTACCGAGTTCTCAAACATGCTCCGTCCATCTATCCCGGAAATACTCCAATCATACGAATTTCTGGCAGAGATCGATTTTATCCGTGCGAAAAGCTACTTTGCCATACAGACCCATAGCCTGAAACCCACCGTGGAGAATGAGCAACTACTGGATTGGACGATGGCCGTGCATCCTTTATTACAACTTTCACTAGCCAAACATGGAAAGAAAGTCGTACCACTGGATATACAGCTCGACCCCAAACAACGCATCCTTATTATATCCGGACCGAACGCCGGGGGAAAGTCCGTCTGTTTGAAAACAGTCGGTTTGCTGCAATATATGCTGCAATGCGGTATGCTGATTCCCTTGCACGAACGTAGTCGCACCGGAATATTCAGTAGCATCTTTATCGATATCGGTGATGAGCAATCTATTGAAGACGATTTGAGCACCTACTCTTCTCACCTGACCAATATGAAAATCATGATGAAGAGCTGCAACAAACGGAGTCTCATCCTGATTGACGAGTTCGGCGGAGGCACGGAGCCACAAATCGGAGGTGCCATTGCCGAAGCCGTGCTGAAACGTTTCAATCAGAAAGGAACATTCGGAGTCATTACCACCCACTACCAGAATCTGAAACACTTTGCCGAAGAGCATGAAGGAGTAGTGAACGGCGCCATGCTTTACGACCGTCATCTCATGCAAGCACTTTTCCAATTGCAAATCGGAAATCCGGGAAGTTCGTTTGCCGTAGAAATCGCACGAAAAATCGGACTACCGGAAGATGTCATCGCAGATGCTTCGGAGATCGTAGGAAGCGAATATATCAACGCAGACAAATACCTTCAGGACATTGTGCGCGACAAGCGTTACTGGGAAGGAAAACGTCAAACCATCCGTCAACGGGAAAAGCACATGGAAGAGACCATCGCCCGTTACCAGGCAGAGATGGAAGAATTGCAAAAATCCCGGAAAGAGATTATCCGGCAAGCAAAAGAAGAAGCCCAACGCATGCTTCAGGAATCAAATGCCCGCATTGAAAATACGATTCGCAAGATAAAGGAAGCGCAAGCCGAAAAGGAGAAGACACGCCAGGCACGTCAGGAACTGGCCGATTTCCGAACCTCTTTGGATGCATCGGCATCTAAGGAGCAGGAAGAGAAAATCGCCCGGAAAATGGAGAAACTAAAGGAGAAGCAAGAGCGGAAGAGAAACAAAAAAAGTGAACCGAAAGCTGTAACATCTTCTCCATTGAGTGTCCCGAAAGTAGTGCCGATTGCGGTAGGAGAAAATGTAAAGATCAAAGGACAGACAAGCGTCGGACAAGTGATGGAAATCAATGGCAAGAATGCGACTGTTGCCTTTGGAAGTATCAAAACGACCGTCAAAACAGACCGGCTGGAACATGTCAGTCATGCACCCAAGACGGAAGGGATTGCCAAAAGCACCTTTGTCAGTAGCCAAACACACGATCAGATGTACGAAAAGAAACTTAGCTTCAAACAGGATATTGATGTGCGCGGAATGCGTGGAGACGAAGCCTTACAGGCGGTCACCTATTTTATTGATGATGCCATATTGGTCGGCATGAATCGAGTGCGTATCCTTCACGGCACAGGAACAGGAATACTTCGTACACTGATCCGCCAATATCTGGCCACCGTACCGGGAGTCAGTCATTATGCCGACGAACATGTACAGTTCGGCGGTGCCGGAATCACAGTAGTCGATTTCGACTAACGTGTAAACAAAAGGAATCCAAGGAGCTTGTTCGCATTTAGACGAGTCGATCTTTCTATTTCCAATGATGAATTACAAACGGATGCCGGAAGCGGAAGGCTGTACGGGCATTTATTTGCCTGGATTATAACGACAATTATCGGTATTGTTGTATATTTGCACTTCAGAAAAAAATGGTATTAACAAAATCCATCATGAGTCATGAAATCAATTAAAGAGCTATATAGAATAGGTACAGGCCCTTCCAGCAGCCACACAATGGGACCACGCAAGGCCGCCGAAATGTTTTTGGAACGTCATCCGGACGCAGCATCCTTTAAAGTAACCCTATACGGCAGTTTGGCAGCTACTGGCAAAGGGCACATGACAGATATAGCCATTATAGACACTTTACGGCCCATCGCTCCGATAGAAATTGTGTGGCAACCCAAAGTCTTCCTACCGTTCCATCCCAATGGAATGACATTTACAGCTTTGGACAACAATAATAAAGTGCAGGAAAACTGGACTGTCTATAGTATCGGCGGCGGTGCACTGGCAGAAAGCAGCCATCCGACCATCGAAAGTCCGGATGTGTACGGTATGGAAAACATGACCGAGATACTCCAATGGTGCGAAGATACCGGAAAAAGTTATTGGGAATATGTGAAAGAATGTGAGGAAGAAGATATATGGGATTATCTGGCTGAAGTCTGGGCCACCATGAAAGATGCCATTCACCGTGGACTGGAAGAGGAAGGAGTACTTCCCGGCCCACTGAATCTCAGACGAAAAGCCTCCACCTATTACATACGTGCTACCGGATACAAACAATCCCTGCAATCCAGAGGACTCGTCTTTTCTTATGCTCTGGCAGTAAGTGAAGAGAATGCTTCCGGTGGAAAAATTGTGACAGCTCCTACCTGCGGTTCCTGCGGAGTGATGCCTGCCGTACTATATCATCTCCAGCAAAGCCGTGATTTCAGTGATATGCGCATTCTACGCGCGTTGGCCACTGCCGGATTGTTTGGCAACATTGTCAAATTCAATGCATCCATTTCCGGAGCAGAAGTAGGTTGTCAGGGAGAAGTAGGCGTAGCCTGCGCAATGGCTTCGGCTGCCGCCAATCAATTATTCGGAGGTAGTCCCGCACAAATCGAATATGCAGCAGAAATGGGATTGGAACACCATCTGGGAATGACGTGCGACCCGGTATGTGGATTGGTGCAAATTCCCTGCATCGAACGAAATGCATACGCTGCCGCACGTGCGCTGGATGCTAATCTTTATTCAGCTTTCACCGATGGTATGCACCGTGTCTCTTTCGACAAAGTAGTGCAAGTAATGAAGCAGACCGGACACGACCTTCCATCGCTTTACAAAGAAACAAGCGAAGGAGGATTAGCCAAGGATTATCAACAAATGTAATCATAAAAACAAGCCCCGGCTTTGTTATTATCCAAGGTTTATGCAACTTTCGGCATAAAGCTTTTCGTTATGCCGAAGAATCAATAAGAGGCTGTCTGACAAGTCCTATTTTAACGATTTCACCCCTGCCGGAATATGCTTTGACAGGGGTGACTTCTAATTTTTGAGACCTGTTAGACAGCCTCTTCAAAAGGATGACATTCTGCTTATTTATACTCTGCCCAACTCCTGATAGCCACATCGTCCACACTCATCGTACAGAAAGCATTGATAAATGCGCTGGCCAACCGGGCATTCGTAATCAACGGAATATTCAAGTCGATGGCGGCACGACGAATTTTATATCCATTATCCAATTCTCCGGCTGTCAGGTTCTTTGGTATATTGACCACCATATCGATTTCCTTGCTATGAAGCATCTCCAATGCCTGTGGATGTCCCTCCTCACTCGGCCAATAAACATGAGTACTTTCAATTCCATTCTCTGCAAGTGTTTTGTGTGTACCACCCGTTGCAAAGAGTTTATATCCCTTATTTACCAACATACGGGCTGCATCCATCATATCAGCTTTCTGCTTCATCGTACCCGTAGAAAGCAGGATATTCTTCTTCGGAATACGATAGCCCACGGAAAGCATCGCTTTAAGTATGGCACAAGAAGTATCCGTACCGATACAGCCCACTTCACCGGTAGAAGCCATATCTACCCCCAATACCGGATCGGCTTTCTGCAGACGGTTGAAGGAGAACTGGGAAGCCTTGATTCCGACATAATCCAGTTCGAAGAGATTCTTCTCCGGTTTCTCCACAGGCAGACCAAGCATCACTTTCGTTGCCAGCTCGATAAAGTTGATCTTCAACACCTTGCTGACAAACGGAAAAGAACGGCTGGCACGAAGATTACATTCGATGACCTTGATATCGTTGTCTTTCGCCAGATATTGAATATTGAACGGACCGGAGATATTCAAAGCCTTGGCAATCTCACGACTGATACGCTTGATACGGCGAACTGTTTCTACATACAACTTCTGTGGTGGAAACTGAATCGTAGCGTCACCGGAGTGCACTCCCGCAAACTCAATATGTTCACTAATAGCGTATGCCACGATTTCTCCATTCTGCGCCACAGCATCCATTTCCACCTCCTTGGCGTGTTCGATGAATTGGCTTACCACCACCGGATGTTTCTTCGATACATTGGCTGCCAGTTTAAGGAAACGTTCCAATTCTTCCTGATTGGAACAGACATTCATTGCAGCCCCCGAAAGCACGTAAGACGGACGGACAAGTACGGGAAAACCGACTTCTTCAACAAACTCCTGAATGTCATCCATCGAAGTCAACTCACGCCAACGAGGCTGATCCACACCGATACGGTCGAGCATGGCAGAGAACTTCTCACGGTCCTCGGCATTGTCAATGCTCTTGGCACTTGTACCAAGAATATGGATATGCTGTGCATCCAGGCGTAAAGCAAGATTATTCGGAATCTGACCACCGGTAGATACAATCACGCCATGTGGATTCTCAAGTTCCAGAATATCCATCACACGCTCAAAACTCAGTTCGTCGAAGTATAGACGGTCGCACATATCGTAGTCCGTAGACACGGTTTCAGGATTATAGTTAATCATCACGCTGCGCCATCCTTCCTTGCGAATCGTATTCAAAGCCTGAACACCACACCAGTCAAATTCTACCGAAGAGCCGATACGGTAAGCACCGGAACCCAATACGACAATAGACTTATGATCGCCCAGATAATGTACATCATTCGCTACACCACTATAAGTAAGGTACAGATAATTGGTTTGGGCCGGATATTCTGCAGCCAGCGTATCAATCTGTTTCACAACCGGAAGGATCCCCACACGCTTACGATGATTACGGATATAAAGAATTCCCTCTTCCATGTCTCCCTCGTAGCCGACAGCACGGGCAATCTGGAAATCAGAAAAACCCTGAACTTTAGCTTTACGAAGCAATTCGTCCGGCAAATCGGCAATCTGTTTGTGGTTATTTCCCCAACTATGCAACTCCTCGGAAGTGTTCATGATATTCATCAACTTCCGGAGGAACCATTTATCAATCTTCGTAAGTTCATGCACCTGGTCGATGGTATATCCGGCACGGAACGCTTTCGAAATGACAAAAATACGTTTGTCAGTCGGTTCACGTAATGCCTTATCAATATCCGGAATAACCAATTCCTTGTTTTCTACAAATCCATGCATTCCCTGTCCGATCATACGAAGCCCTTTCTGAATCACCTCTTCAAAAGTGCGTCCGATGGCCATTACCTCACCTACAGATTTCATCGAAGAGCCCAATTCTTTATCAACCCCATGGAATTTCCCCAGATCCCAACGCGGTATTTTACAAACCACATAATCCAGTGCAGGTTCAAAGAAGGCAGAAGTCGTTTTCGTTACAGAGTTTTTCAAGTCGAATAATCCGTAACCCAGTCCCAACTTGGCAGCAACAAAAGCCAGCGGATAACCGGTTGCCTTGGATGCCAAAGCAGAAGAACGGGAAAGACGGGCGTTCACTTCAATCACCCGATAATCTTCGGATTCGGGATCGAAGGCATATTGTACGTTACATTCCCCCACAATACCCACATGGCGGATGATACGTATGGCCAACTCGCGAAGTTTATGGTATTCTTTATTCGTAAGCGTTTGCGACGGAGCGATGACAATAGATTCACCGGTATGAATACCCAACGGATCGAAGTTCTCCATATTACAAACGGTGATACAGTTGTCGAAGCGGTCACGCACCACTTCATATTCCACTTCCTTCCAGCCACGCAGTGATTTTTCCACCAATACCTGCGGAGAGAAAGAGAATGCTTTTTCTACCAAAATATTCAGTTGCTCTTCGTTATCACAAAAACCCGAACCCAAGCCACCCAATGCATAAGCTGCACGAACAATGACCGGATAGCCCAGCTCTTTCGCCGCCCAACGGGCATCTTCCGCATTTTCCACGGCCTCACTCTGAATGGTCTTTACATTGATCTCATTCAATTTCTGAACGAACAGTTCACGGTCTTCGGTATCCATAATAGCTTGTACCGGAGTACCGAGCACCTGTACATTATATTTCTCCAGGATGCCTTCCTTATATAAAGCCACTCCACAATTCAAAGCCGTCTGTCCACCGAATGCCAGCATGATACCTTCCGGCTTCTCTTTTTGAATCACTTTCTCTACGAAATAGGGAGTCACCGGAAGGAAGTAAATCTGATCCGCCACTCCTTCAGACGTCTGTACCGTAGCAATATTGGGATTAATAAGAATGGTCTCAATACCTTCTTCTTTCAGGGCTTTGAGTGCCTGCGAACCAGAATAGTCGAACTCACCGGCCTCACCGATTTTCAGGGCACCGGAACCCAGCAGCAATACTTTCTTTATATTTTCTTTCATGATTGTCGGTTATTTTAGCAGGTTTACAAATTCATCGAACAGGAATTCCGTATCCGTAGGTCCGCTCGCCGCTTCCGGATGGAATTGTGCAGAAAACCAAGGATTCTTTTTATGTCTGATTCCCTCATTGGATCCATCGTTCATATTGATGAACAACGGCTCCCAGTCTGCACTCAACGTATTATTATCTACAGCGTAACCGTGATTTTGTGAAGTGATAAAACAACGCTCCGTACCTACCATACGCACCGGCTGGTTGTGGCTACGATGTCCGTATTTCAATTTATAAATCTTAGCTCCGCCTGCTTTTGAAAGCAACTGGTTTCCCATGCAGATACCGAAGATAGGCAATTTCTCGTTTGCCATCGCCTTGCGAATATGCTGCACTGCAGCATCACAAGTATCCGGATCGCCCGGTCCGTTGGAGATAAATAACCCGTCAAATTCGAGTCCGTTGTAATCATAATCCCAAGGAACACGGATCACTTCTACTCCCCGTTTCAACAGACAACGAATAATATTCGCCTTCACACCGCAATCCACCAAAACTACTTTCTGTAATGAAGAATGAGGAATGGAGAATGAAGAATCAGCTGTGCTACAGCGACTCGTTCCATCGGGGAAATAATGAATGATTTCTTTACAGGAAACTCGGTCTACATAGTTGATATCACTATAAGACGGAAATTCGTCCTTGTCCATACTTACTTCTTCATTTTCAGGATCGAAAACGATTTTCCCCATCATCACCCCATGCTCACGAAGCACCTTGGTCAGCTCGCGGGTATCGATGCCTGTAATGCCGGGAACTTGCTCGCGTTTCAGCCAGTCACCGAGACTTTCCACTGCGTTCCAATGGCTGTATTCATAAGAATAGTCACTTACGATAATCGCTTCCGCATGGATTTTCTCACTTTCCATGAACGTAGGAAGTCCATTCGGTTCGATGGTAAAAGGAGGAACACCGTAATTGCCTACCAAAGGATAGGTAAGCGTCATCAACTGTCCGGCATAGGAGGGATCGGTAAGGCTCTCCGGATATCCGGTCATGGCAGTATTAAAAACTACTTCGCCCGCCACCGGCTTCTCGTAGCCAAACGACTTACCGGAAAACCGGCTCCCGTCGTCAAGGATTAATGTCACATTTCTCATTCTTAGTATTGAATCGTTGTATGGTTGTTAGAATTGATACATTTGTTCTATGTAATTGATGAATGCGCGGTTCACCATTCTCACCCCTCCAGGGGTAGGGTAATTGCCGCTAAAATACCAGTCGCCCTGATGATGCGGACAAGCCTCGTGCAGTCCTTCCAACGGTTGATAGACGATTTCCACTTTCGCTTTTGTCCCCTTGGGCGTCAGCAGTTCCACCATCTTGGCTGAGATTTCCTCATCGGTGAATGGAGCGTAAATGTCTTTCACATAGTTGACCATCTGTTCCTTCGGCAGCCCCACCTGATCTTTCGATTTACGGTATGCAGCTGCAATCACGTCTTTCATATCCCGCTCTTTTAATAGCTCGACAGCAGCTCTGAAAGCGATAAACTCGCTCATCTTTGCCATATCTATACCGTAATAGTCAGGATAACGCACTTGCGGAGAAGAAGACACGATCACAATCTTCTTCGGACCCAGCCGATCGAGGATACCGATAATGCTTTGCTTCAGTGTAGTACCCCGCACAATGCTGTCGTCGATAATCACCAGATTATCGACACCGGGTACCAGACTTCCGTAGGTGATATCATACACATGGGCAGCCAAATCATTCCGGCTGTTTCCCTCAGCGATGAACGTGCGGAGTTTGATGTCCTTGATTGCCACCTTTTCGCTACGAATACGACGGGAAAGAATAATTTCCAGCTCATCCATGTTAGGATGATGACCCAATGCGGCGATCTGCTGCACTTTCTCCTCGTTCAAGTAATCGTCCAATCCCTGCAACATTCCATAGAAAGCAACCTCCGCAGTGTTGGGGATAAAAGAGAAAACCGTATGATCTATATCATGATTGATTGCTTTCAGAATTTTCGGAACCAGCTTCTCGCCCAGCCGTTTTCTCTCTTTATAAATCTCGGCATCGCTGCCACGGGAGAAATAAATGCGTTCGAAAGAACATGCTTGGTTTTTGCGCGGCTTGTTTATCTGCGAAGTACGTATGTTACCCTCTTTGCTGATGAGCAATGCCTGTCCCGGTTGCAATTCTTTAATTCCCTCCAATGGGACATTCAAAACAGTCTGAATCACGGGACGTTCGGAAGCAAGAACAGCTATTTCATCATCCTGGTACCAGAATGCAGGCCGGA
Coding sequences:
- the carA gene encoding glutamine-hydrolyzing carbamoyl-phosphate synthase small subunit, whose protein sequence is MRNVTLILDDGSRFSGKSFGYEKPVAGEVVFNTAMTGYPESLTDPSYAGQLMTLTYPLVGNYGVPPFTIEPNGLPTFMESEKIHAEAIIVSDYSYEYSHWNAVESLGDWLKREQVPGITGIDTRELTKVLREHGVMMGKIVFDPENEEVSMDKDEFPSYSDINYVDRVSCKEIIHYFPDGTSRCSTADSSFSIPHSSLQKVVLVDCGVKANIIRCLLKRGVEVIRVPWDYDYNGLEFDGLFISNGPGDPDTCDAAVQHIRKAMANEKLPIFGICMGNQLLSKAGGAKIYKLKYGHRSHNQPVRMVGTERCFITSQNHGYAVDNNTLSADWEPLFINMNDGSNEGIRHKKNPWFSAQFHPEAASGPTDTEFLFDEFVNLLK
- a CDS encoding amidophosphoribosyltransferase; protein product: MEQLKHECGVAMIRLLKPLEYYEKKYGTWMYGLNKLYLLMEKQHNRGQEGAGLACVKLKANPGEEYMFRERALGSGAITEIFENVQNNFKDLTSEQLHDTAYAKRALPFAGEVYMGHLRYSTTGKSGISYVHPFLRRNNWRAKNLALCGNFNMTNVDEIFARITAIGQHPRQYADTYIMLEQVGHRLDREVERVFNLAEAEGLTGMEITHYIEEHIDLANVLRTSSREWDGGYVICGLTGSGESFAIRDPWGIRPAFWYQDDEIAVLASERPVIQTVLNVPLEGIKELQPGQALLISKEGNIRTSQINKPRKNQACSFERIYFSRGSDAEIYKERKRLGEKLVPKILKAINHDIDHTVFSFIPNTAEVAFYGMLQGLDDYLNEEKVQQIAALGHHPNMDELEIILSRRIRSEKVAIKDIKLRTFIAEGNSRNDLAAHVYDITYGSLVPGVDNLVIIDDSIVRGTTLKQSIIGILDRLGPKKIVIVSSSPQVRYPDYYGIDMAKMSEFIAFRAAVELLKERDMKDVIAAAYRKSKDQVGLPKEQMVNYVKDIYAPFTDEEISAKMVELLTPKGTKAKVEIVYQPLEGLHEACPHHQGDWYFSGNYPTPGGVRMVNRAFINYIEQMYQF